One Cellulosimicrobium protaetiae genomic region harbors:
- a CDS encoding NUDIX hydrolase, protein MPIPAFVAALRSRVGTDLLWMPGVSGVVVDDDGRLLLGQRADTGQWAVISGILEPGEDPAVGLAREVLEETGVEVVVDTLVAVTVTEPVEYPNGDRSQYLDLAFLCRPVSPEAAAAAHVADDESLAVAWFAPDDLPDDLARSTVERLGHALGRLADPSAGPFFVR, encoded by the coding sequence ATGCCGATCCCCGCGTTCGTCGCCGCCCTCCGCTCCCGTGTCGGGACCGACCTCCTGTGGATGCCGGGCGTCTCCGGCGTCGTGGTCGACGACGACGGCCGGCTCCTGCTCGGGCAGCGCGCGGACACCGGGCAGTGGGCCGTGATCAGCGGGATCCTCGAGCCCGGCGAGGACCCGGCGGTCGGGCTCGCACGGGAGGTGCTCGAGGAGACGGGGGTGGAGGTCGTCGTCGACACGCTCGTCGCCGTCACGGTCACGGAACCCGTGGAGTACCCGAACGGAGACCGCTCGCAGTACCTCGACCTCGCGTTCCTGTGCCGCCCCGTGTCACCCGAGGCGGCCGCGGCCGCGCACGTCGCGGACGACGAGTCGCTCGCCGTCGCCTGGTTCGCCCCGGACGACCTCCCGGACGACCTCGCGCGGTCCACCGTCGAGCGTCTCGGCCACGCTCTCGGCCGGCTCGCCGACCCCTCAGCGGGACCCTTCTTCGTCCGCTGA
- a CDS encoding PP2C family protein-serine/threonine phosphatase, whose product MATSRGERWVLAPVALLLLDEEARLLDANDEFLRLLDVPDVEAVAGRRLADLLTVGGRIYWETHVGPRLHVEGRVDEVAVELRTPGGREPVLLTAIEREVRGERVVEVALFGARERSRFEHELVGARRAAEEAERRVRLLHGVAADLASVAGLDGVAWVLLRAAVTMLGAGDAALWTAQEGGPLRRWGAAASVAAPTVDELAEAGVRDDGTVVVPLRTAGALLGVLALVPRRAAGSDPVDLGTAAAAGQLAALALARATTHEQSVSVATELQGAMLSDGIVADPQVEIAACYRPGVHDLQVGGDWYDTFRVAPDVVALSVGDVVGRGLKAATSMGQLRTAVRAASDTGLPPEEVVSRLDRFVDRTGTGFMASLVYGELDLRDGVLRYTCAGHLPPLLVRADGSAAYLWEARSTPLGVRGASSRVAEAVALDPGDLLLLFTDGVVERRDRPLALALDELAELVTNAIEAGMAGEDLLEAVVSRAPDDDDACLLAVRWLGAGPAATTRDGSADVRSADEEGSR is encoded by the coding sequence ATGGCGACGTCGCGGGGCGAACGCTGGGTGCTCGCACCTGTCGCGCTCCTGCTCCTCGACGAGGAGGCGCGCCTGCTCGACGCGAACGACGAGTTCCTCCGTCTGCTCGACGTGCCGGACGTCGAGGCGGTCGCCGGGCGTCGGCTCGCCGACCTGCTCACGGTGGGGGGCCGGATCTACTGGGAGACCCACGTGGGTCCCCGCCTGCACGTCGAGGGCCGTGTCGACGAGGTCGCGGTCGAGCTGCGGACGCCGGGTGGCCGCGAGCCGGTGCTGCTCACGGCGATCGAGCGCGAGGTCCGGGGTGAGCGGGTCGTGGAGGTCGCGCTGTTCGGTGCGCGCGAGCGGTCCCGCTTCGAGCACGAGCTGGTGGGGGCGCGGCGCGCGGCGGAGGAGGCGGAACGGCGGGTGCGCCTGCTCCACGGGGTCGCCGCGGACCTGGCGAGCGTCGCCGGTCTCGACGGCGTCGCGTGGGTCCTGCTGCGTGCCGCGGTGACGATGCTCGGTGCGGGCGACGCCGCCCTGTGGACGGCGCAGGAGGGCGGGCCGCTCCGGCGGTGGGGCGCGGCCGCGTCGGTCGCCGCCCCGACGGTCGACGAGCTCGCGGAGGCGGGGGTGCGTGACGACGGGACGGTCGTCGTGCCGCTGCGGACGGCGGGCGCGCTCCTCGGCGTCCTCGCCCTGGTCCCGCGCCGGGCGGCCGGGTCGGACCCGGTCGACCTCGGCACGGCCGCTGCGGCGGGGCAGCTCGCCGCGCTCGCGCTGGCGCGGGCGACGACGCACGAGCAGAGCGTGTCGGTCGCGACCGAGCTGCAGGGGGCGATGCTGTCCGACGGGATCGTCGCCGACCCCCAGGTGGAGATCGCCGCCTGCTACCGCCCGGGTGTCCACGACCTGCAGGTCGGCGGCGACTGGTACGACACGTTCCGCGTCGCCCCGGACGTCGTCGCGCTCTCGGTCGGCGACGTCGTGGGCCGCGGGCTGAAGGCCGCGACGTCGATGGGGCAGCTCCGGACGGCCGTGCGCGCGGCGTCGGACACGGGGCTGCCGCCCGAGGAGGTGGTCTCGAGGCTCGACCGGTTCGTCGACCGGACCGGGACGGGGTTCATGGCGAGCCTCGTGTACGGGGAGCTGGACCTGCGCGACGGCGTCCTGCGCTACACGTGCGCGGGCCACCTCCCGCCGCTGCTCGTGCGTGCCGACGGGTCGGCGGCCTACCTGTGGGAGGCGCGGTCGACCCCGCTCGGGGTCCGGGGCGCGTCGTCGCGCGTCGCCGAGGCCGTGGCACTCGACCCGGGCGACCTGCTGCTCCTGTTCACCGACGGTGTCGTCGAGCGTCGGGACCGCCCGCTCGCGCTCGCGCTCGACGAGCTCGCGGAGCTGGTCACGAACGCGATCGAGGCGGGGATGGCGGGCGAGGACCTGCTCGAAGCGGTCGTGTCCCGGGCCCCGGACGACGACGACGCGTGCCTGCTCGCGGTGCGCTGGCTCGGCGCGGGGCCTGCCGCGACGACGCGGGACGGGTCGGCGGACGTCCGGTCAGCGGACGAAGAAGGGTCCCGCTGA
- a CDS encoding alpha/beta fold hydrolase — MDVRERNNVRVLGVPDGPTMVFAHGFGCDQSMWRFVAPVFATDHRVVLFDHSGCGGSHPSSYDLVRHAEMGGYVADVVEVLEDVARGPVILVGHSVSAVIALLVAAERPDLVDRLVLVCPSPRYVDDVGYRGGFTAEEIDELLETMDANYLDWTRAMAPVIAGNPDRPFLGDELAAVFRRNDPAVARRFARVTFLGDNRADLARVRTPSLVVQSREDVIAPPEVGRYVHEHLPGSELTVIDSVGHCPNLSHPTLVVRAMRDWLRCP, encoded by the coding sequence GTGGACGTGCGTGAACGCAACAACGTGCGGGTCCTGGGGGTGCCCGACGGCCCGACCATGGTCTTCGCGCACGGCTTCGGCTGCGACCAGTCGATGTGGCGCTTCGTCGCGCCGGTGTTCGCGACGGACCACCGGGTCGTGCTCTTCGACCACTCGGGGTGCGGTGGGTCCCACCCGTCGTCGTACGACCTCGTGCGGCACGCCGAGATGGGCGGCTACGTCGCCGACGTGGTCGAGGTCCTGGAGGACGTGGCGCGGGGCCCCGTGATCCTCGTCGGACACTCGGTGAGCGCCGTGATCGCCCTCCTCGTGGCGGCGGAACGTCCGGATCTCGTCGACCGCCTGGTGCTCGTGTGCCCGAGCCCCCGGTACGTCGACGACGTCGGGTACCGCGGCGGGTTCACGGCGGAGGAGATCGACGAGCTCCTGGAGACGATGGACGCGAACTACCTCGACTGGACCCGGGCGATGGCGCCGGTCATCGCGGGCAACCCCGACCGGCCGTTCCTGGGTGACGAGCTCGCGGCGGTGTTCCGCCGCAACGACCCGGCGGTCGCGCGTCGGTTCGCGCGTGTCACGTTCCTGGGTGACAACCGGGCGGACCTCGCGCGGGTGCGCACGCCGAGCCTCGTCGTGCAGAGCAGGGAGGACGTGATCGCGCCGCCCGAGGTGGGGCGGTACGTGCACGAGCACCTCCCGGGCAGCGAGCTCACCGTCATCGACTCCGTCGGGCACTGCCCGAACCTGTCCCACCCGACGCTCGTGGTGCGGGCGATGCGTGACTGGCTCCGGTGCCCCTGA
- the sigK gene encoding ECF RNA polymerase sigma factor SigK: protein MPPPVTTNPAVDAALTACADGDPATFAPVYDALAPVAYGTCLGVLRDPDHAAEVVQEVMVEVWQTAGRYDATRGSARTWVATLARRRAVDRVRAEQARRDRDQRDVDASTAAAPRDVVVEDVERRLEGAAVRRCLDSLTATQREAVVQAYYGGLTYREVAERLDAALPTVKSRIRDGLLRLRDCLGVRHG from the coding sequence GTGCCACCTCCAGTGACGACGAACCCGGCGGTCGACGCCGCCCTCACGGCGTGCGCCGACGGTGACCCGGCCACGTTCGCACCCGTCTACGACGCGCTCGCGCCGGTCGCGTACGGCACGTGCCTGGGTGTCCTCCGGGATCCGGACCACGCGGCGGAGGTCGTGCAGGAGGTGATGGTCGAGGTGTGGCAGACGGCGGGGCGCTACGACGCGACGCGCGGTTCGGCGCGCACGTGGGTCGCCACGCTCGCGCGGCGGCGCGCGGTGGACCGCGTGCGGGCGGAGCAGGCGCGCCGCGACCGCGACCAGCGCGACGTGGACGCCTCGACGGCCGCGGCACCGCGGGACGTGGTGGTGGAGGACGTCGAGCGACGTCTCGAGGGCGCGGCCGTCCGGCGCTGCCTGGACTCGCTCACGGCGACGCAGCGGGAGGCGGTCGTGCAGGCGTACTACGGCGGGCTCACCTACCGGGAGGTCGCGGAGCGGCTCGACGCGGCCCTGCCGACCGTGAAGTCCCGCATCCGGGACGGGCTCCTGCGGCTCCGCGACTGCCTGGGGGTGCGTCATGGCTGA
- a CDS encoding DUF4232 domain-containing protein yields MDDERTVPTADGTDGPRPASARRVPRSTVAVVASVAGVGLAVVAALLAPTILDSAVADPSGIRSSPPDRSTATPPEPGDPEHGTEDMVALLLALPGVEDVQTNGRVGTSAEITLVTPLPSPEVAQHTATDASAILAAVPGGGAWSLRVEGTGVGGGTLAVEHGPGAAAARGVDPVTGEPRPDLLGADAVADAVRLVAHDPVRRVFLSPGSASVDVRSAGDLVEVAALVRAEGRGLTSLGVDGSGVGTYDGDGLTVPDDALLTLLADVAAEPGVTQVVHDAVRDTFPQDPLLTVVTSGEAAVVARVLDAATYPGPVLAYQVHGSTDGGASATRSGFVAGVAPTAGARPAGACAPGDLALGAAGFDAAAGRRFLTVTARNDGTAECVLAGAPAVRFVADDGAETDVLLEPDDDGLAPLTLAPGATAWAALSWRGGSTADDPPLVTTLLVAPHPGDLESVVGLAGIPGVGDGLDLLGGGTATIGSWAPSRELAS; encoded by the coding sequence GTGGACGACGAGCGAACCGTACCGACGGCGGACGGCACCGACGGGCCTCGACCCGCGAGCGCGCGCAGGGTCCCGCGGAGCACGGTCGCCGTCGTCGCGTCGGTCGCCGGCGTGGGCCTCGCCGTCGTCGCCGCACTTCTCGCGCCGACGATCCTCGACTCCGCCGTCGCGGACCCGTCCGGGATCCGGTCGTCGCCGCCGGACCGTTCGACGGCGACGCCGCCCGAGCCCGGCGACCCTGAGCACGGGACGGAGGACATGGTCGCGCTCCTGCTCGCCCTGCCTGGCGTCGAGGACGTGCAGACGAACGGTCGGGTAGGCACGTCCGCCGAGATCACGCTCGTCACCCCGCTCCCGTCCCCCGAGGTCGCGCAGCACACTGCCACGGACGCGAGCGCGATCCTCGCGGCCGTGCCCGGCGGTGGCGCGTGGTCGCTCCGGGTCGAGGGCACGGGCGTCGGCGGCGGGACGCTCGCCGTCGAGCACGGTCCAGGAGCGGCCGCCGCCCGCGGCGTCGACCCGGTCACCGGGGAGCCGCGTCCGGACCTCCTCGGGGCCGACGCCGTCGCCGACGCGGTGCGCCTCGTCGCCCACGACCCCGTGCGACGCGTGTTCCTGTCCCCGGGGTCTGCCTCGGTCGACGTCCGCTCCGCCGGCGACCTCGTCGAGGTCGCCGCGCTCGTGCGCGCCGAGGGCCGCGGGCTGACGAGCCTCGGGGTCGACGGATCCGGCGTCGGCACCTACGACGGCGACGGGCTGACCGTCCCGGACGACGCCCTGCTCACGCTCCTGGCCGACGTCGCGGCGGAGCCGGGCGTGACGCAGGTCGTGCACGACGCCGTCCGCGACACGTTCCCGCAGGACCCTCTGCTCACGGTGGTCACCTCGGGCGAAGCGGCCGTGGTCGCGCGCGTCCTCGACGCTGCGACCTACCCGGGCCCGGTGCTCGCGTACCAGGTCCACGGCTCGACGGACGGCGGCGCGTCCGCGACGCGCTCCGGGTTCGTCGCGGGGGTCGCGCCGACGGCCGGGGCTCGCCCCGCGGGCGCGTGCGCGCCCGGCGACCTCGCGCTCGGGGCCGCGGGCTTCGACGCCGCGGCAGGTCGACGGTTCCTCACCGTCACGGCCCGCAACGACGGCACCGCGGAGTGCGTCCTCGCGGGCGCCCCCGCGGTCCGCTTCGTCGCCGACGACGGCGCGGAGACGGACGTGCTCCTCGAGCCCGACGACGACGGCCTCGCCCCGCTCACGCTCGCACCGGGCGCCACCGCCTGGGCCGCGCTCTCGTGGCGCGGCGGGTCGACGGCCGACGACCCGCCGCTCGTCACGACGCTGCTCGTGGCCCCGCACCCGGGCGATCTCGAGTCCGTGGTCGGGCTCGCCGGGATCCCCGGCGTCGGGGACGGGCTCGACCTGCTCGGCGGCGGGACCGCGACGATCGGGTCGTGGGCACCCTCGCGGGAGCTCGCGAGCTGA
- a CDS encoding fasciclin domain-containing protein, with translation MNVRTRTSYAVAGIATLAVLGLSACSSDTETGADSTTVDPQTEDTMSDDSTTDDMADDSAEGSDDMADPAANLVGPGCAAYAEQVPDGAGSITGMSTDPVAVAASNNPMLTTLTAAVSGELNPDVNLVDTLNGDEFTVFAPVDDAFAKIDAATLESLKTDSDTLTKILTYHVVPGQLTPDQVVGEQTTVEGGTVEVTGSGDELMVNDAAVVCGGVMTQNATVYLVDSVLMPTM, from the coding sequence ATGAACGTTCGCACCCGTACGTCGTACGCCGTCGCCGGCATCGCCACGCTCGCCGTGCTCGGCCTGTCCGCGTGCAGCTCCGACACGGAGACGGGGGCCGACTCGACGACGGTCGACCCGCAGACCGAGGACACCATGTCCGACGACTCGACGACCGACGACATGGCCGACGACTCGGCCGAGGGCTCCGACGACATGGCGGACCCCGCAGCGAACCTCGTGGGCCCGGGCTGCGCGGCCTACGCGGAGCAGGTCCCCGACGGCGCCGGCTCGATCACGGGCATGTCGACCGATCCCGTCGCCGTCGCGGCCTCCAACAACCCGATGCTGACGACCCTCACCGCGGCCGTGTCGGGCGAGCTGAACCCCGACGTGAACCTCGTCGACACGCTCAACGGCGACGAGTTCACCGTGTTCGCGCCGGTGGACGACGCGTTCGCGAAGATCGACGCCGCGACGCTCGAGTCGCTCAAGACGGACTCCGACACGCTGACGAAGATCCTCACGTACCACGTGGTGCCCGGCCAGCTCACGCCCGACCAGGTCGTCGGCGAGCAGACCACCGTCGAGGGCGGCACGGTCGAGGTCACCGGCTCGGGCGACGAGCTCATGGTGAACGACGCGGCCGTCGTCTGCGGTGGCGTGATGACGCAGAACGCGACCGTGTACCTCGTCGACTCGGTGCTCATGCCGACCATGTGA
- a CDS encoding cytochrome c biogenesis protein DipZ, producing the protein METLIVIGLLGGLITGISPCILPMLPVIFFAGGVQGARTGDTPSAAAEPGAGGVSPSLFAGVPDAVRVGGRPALGLRGRGGPGGAQEAAGAREVTARPTRGGALALDLSTQDEPQAAAPADGGTGRRASRRAAHPAGRSWRPYLVIAGLVLSFSVFTLLGSLVLTALGLPQDLLRWAGIVLLVVIGVGMIVPRVEEVLERPFRRIAALGARRGAARQDRGAFVLGLGLGVLYVPCAGPVLAAITVAGATGNIGPGTVALTVSFAVGAAIPLLVFALAGRRVAERVRGFQRHTRGIRVTGGVVMIALAGALALNLPAALQRALPDYTGALQQRVDENESVREALDLGGLVTDENRELSNCSNGAPVLEDCGTAPELRGIDTWLNTPGGEALTLEGLRGKVVLVDFWTYSCINCQRAIPHVDAWYDRYRDVGDGFEVIGVHTPEFAFERETRNVVAGARDLGVTYPVAQDNSYATWTAYRNRYWPAQYLVDADGTVRHIRFGEGGYEDTERLVRELLEDANPGVELPEPTTVGDTTPQDETTPETYFSIKRVVNYAGEPRYTAGQQDFTLAVEQRQDTFSLGGVWDVDFQGATAVSDDARVRLAYRSTDVFAVLGGEGTVTARVTTDGRTTTREIDVSGSPTLYPVLEGDRATEGLVELDVPPGVQVFTATFG; encoded by the coding sequence ATGGAGACGCTCATCGTCATCGGCCTGCTCGGGGGACTCATCACGGGGATCTCGCCGTGCATCCTGCCGATGCTGCCCGTCATCTTCTTCGCGGGCGGCGTGCAGGGTGCGCGCACGGGAGACACGCCGTCGGCCGCCGCGGAGCCCGGGGCGGGCGGCGTCTCGCCGTCCCTGTTCGCGGGCGTCCCGGACGCGGTCCGCGTCGGCGGTCGCCCCGCCCTGGGACTGCGGGGCCGGGGTGGCCCGGGCGGCGCCCAGGAGGCCGCCGGGGCGCGGGAGGTCACGGCGCGGCCGACGCGCGGCGGGGCCCTCGCGCTCGACCTGTCGACGCAGGACGAGCCACAGGCCGCCGCCCCGGCCGACGGGGGGACCGGGCGCCGCGCGTCCCGGCGCGCCGCGCACCCGGCGGGTCGCTCGTGGCGCCCCTACCTCGTCATCGCGGGCCTGGTCCTCAGCTTCAGCGTCTTCACGCTGCTCGGCTCGCTCGTGCTCACCGCGCTCGGGCTGCCGCAGGACCTGCTGCGCTGGGCGGGGATCGTGCTGCTCGTCGTGATCGGCGTGGGGATGATCGTGCCGCGCGTCGAGGAGGTCCTGGAACGACCCTTCCGGCGGATCGCGGCGCTCGGGGCGCGACGCGGCGCCGCCCGCCAGGACCGCGGGGCGTTCGTGCTCGGCCTCGGCCTCGGCGTGCTGTACGTGCCGTGCGCCGGGCCCGTCCTCGCGGCGATCACCGTGGCGGGGGCGACGGGGAACATCGGACCGGGGACCGTCGCGCTCACGGTGTCGTTCGCGGTCGGGGCGGCGATCCCGCTGCTGGTCTTCGCGCTCGCGGGGCGGCGCGTCGCGGAGCGGGTGCGCGGCTTCCAGCGGCACACGCGCGGCATCCGCGTGACGGGCGGCGTCGTGATGATCGCGCTCGCGGGCGCGCTCGCGCTCAACCTCCCGGCTGCGCTGCAGCGGGCCCTGCCCGACTACACGGGCGCGCTCCAGCAGCGGGTCGACGAGAACGAGTCCGTGCGCGAGGCGCTCGACCTCGGCGGTCTCGTCACCGACGAGAACCGCGAGCTGTCGAACTGCTCGAACGGCGCGCCCGTGCTGGAGGACTGCGGCACCGCCCCGGAGCTGCGCGGCATCGACACGTGGCTCAACACTCCCGGCGGCGAGGCGCTGACGCTCGAGGGTCTGCGCGGGAAGGTCGTGCTCGTCGACTTCTGGACCTACTCGTGCATCAACTGCCAGCGGGCGATCCCGCACGTCGACGCCTGGTACGACCGGTACCGCGACGTCGGCGACGGCTTCGAGGTGATCGGGGTCCACACGCCCGAGTTCGCGTTCGAGAGGGAGACGCGCAACGTCGTCGCGGGCGCGCGGGACCTCGGCGTCACCTACCCCGTCGCCCAGGACAACTCCTACGCGACGTGGACCGCCTACCGGAACCGCTACTGGCCCGCGCAGTACCTCGTCGACGCCGACGGGACCGTGCGCCACATCCGGTTCGGCGAGGGCGGGTACGAGGACACCGAGCGCCTCGTCCGCGAGCTCCTGGAAGACGCGAACCCCGGCGTCGAGCTGCCCGAACCCACGACGGTCGGCGACACGACGCCGCAGGACGAGACGACGCCGGAGACCTACTTCTCCATCAAGCGCGTCGTCAACTACGCCGGCGAGCCGCGCTACACCGCGGGGCAGCAGGACTTCACGCTCGCCGTCGAGCAGCGGCAGGACACGTTCTCGCTCGGTGGCGTGTGGGACGTCGACTTCCAGGGCGCGACCGCCGTGTCCGACGACGCGCGCGTGCGCCTCGCGTACCGCTCGACCGACGTCTTCGCGGTGCTCGGCGGCGAGGGCACCGTCACGGCCCGCGTCACGACGGACGGGCGGACCACGACCCGCGAGATCGACGTGTCCGGGAGCCCGACGCTCTACCCCGTGCTGGAGGGTGATCGCGCGACCGAGGGCCTCGTCGAGCTCGACGTCCCGCCCGGCGTCCAGGTGTTCACCGCGACGTTCGGCTGA
- a CDS encoding RrF2 family transcriptional regulator codes for MRVSAKADYAVRACAELAASPHGDPVRAEDLAAGQGLPVSFLERILGDLRRAGIVASVRGRSGGHRLARPATEVTLADVFRAVDGPLVTVRDERPPSLEYEGSASALLEVWVALRASVRDVLDRVTIDDVVRRDLPDDVHALAARADAWENP; via the coding sequence ATGCGTGTCTCCGCGAAGGCCGACTATGCCGTGCGGGCGTGCGCCGAGCTCGCGGCGTCCCCCCACGGCGACCCGGTGCGGGCCGAGGACCTCGCGGCAGGGCAGGGCCTGCCCGTGAGCTTCCTCGAGCGGATCCTGGGCGACCTGCGTCGGGCCGGCATCGTCGCGAGCGTCCGCGGCCGCTCCGGCGGTCACCGGCTCGCCCGTCCCGCGACCGAGGTGACCCTGGCCGACGTCTTCCGCGCCGTCGACGGACCGCTCGTCACCGTGCGCGACGAACGCCCCCCGAGCCTCGAGTACGAGGGCTCCGCCTCCGCGCTCCTCGAGGTCTGGGTCGCCCTGCGCGCGAGCGTCCGCGACGTGCTCGACCGCGTGACGATCGACGACGTCGTGCGCCGCGACCTCCCCGACGACGTCCACGCCCTCGCCGCCCGCGCCGACGCCTGGGAGAACCCCTGA
- a CDS encoding anti-sigma factor domain-containing protein, whose product MADPTTPRGDGADDRPDVRDLLPAYALDAVDDGERHAVERLLATDPDARRELDEYRDVVAAFAVESAPPPALRDAVLARVAASAGAGGAPGAVTGERSDAGSDAEPGTGAETSAGESTGGGVVVDLAAARRTRRRRWTGLAAAVAAAVAVAVPTTVAVRATQEQSRLQEQADAIAQMLADPDATILHGEVAGGGQASVLAAGDDMYFRASDLPDAGTDHDYQLWVVEADGAVVSAGVLDVRDGRTSRLVQDEPGVGMAVTVEPAGGSEQPTADPVVALVG is encoded by the coding sequence ATGGCTGACCCGACCACGCCCCGCGGCGACGGCGCGGACGACCGACCGGACGTCCGCGACCTGCTGCCCGCCTACGCGCTCGACGCGGTGGACGACGGCGAGCGGCACGCCGTCGAGCGCCTGCTCGCGACCGACCCCGACGCACGTCGCGAGCTCGACGAGTACCGCGACGTCGTGGCGGCGTTCGCGGTCGAGAGCGCCCCGCCGCCCGCGCTGCGCGACGCCGTGCTGGCCCGGGTGGCCGCGTCCGCCGGTGCGGGTGGCGCTCCGGGCGCGGTGACGGGCGAGCGGTCGGACGCCGGGTCGGACGCGGAGCCCGGGACCGGGGCGGAGACGTCCGCCGGGGAGAGCACGGGGGGCGGCGTCGTCGTCGACCTCGCGGCCGCGCGCCGCACACGCCGACGGCGCTGGACGGGGCTCGCGGCGGCGGTGGCCGCGGCGGTGGCGGTGGCCGTCCCGACGACGGTGGCGGTCCGCGCGACGCAGGAGCAGTCGCGCTTGCAGGAGCAGGCCGACGCGATCGCGCAGATGCTCGCCGACCCCGACGCGACGATCCTGCACGGCGAGGTCGCTGGTGGTGGGCAGGCGTCCGTGCTCGCCGCGGGCGACGACATGTACTTCCGTGCGTCCGACCTCCCGGACGCTGGGACCGACCACGACTACCAGCTCTGGGTGGTCGAGGCCGACGGCGCCGTCGTCTCGGCGGGCGTCCTCGACGTCCGGGACGGCAGGACGTCGCGGCTCGTCCAGGACGAGCCGGGCGTCGGCATGGCCGTGACGGTCGAGCCGGCGGGTGGCTCGGAGCAGCCCACGGCGGACCCGGTGGTCGCGCTCGTCGGCTGA
- a CDS encoding 3-deoxy-7-phosphoheptulonate synthase, whose product MDSPELQARTSDLRVRALDALPAPRAMLADLPLGATRSDLVTTSRREVRDVLTGDDDRLLVIVGPCSVHDPEAALEYAGRLAAVAHELADDLLVVMRVYFEKPRTTVGWKGLINDPHLDGSHDVHHGLRLAREVLLGVLDAGVPAACEFLEPTSPQYIADAVSWGAIGARNAESQVHRQLASGLSMPIGFKNATDGDVQIAVDGCVTAASEHTFFGMDSLGRAAAVETAGNPDCHVILRGGRSGPNYGADDVAAALAVARTSGLGGVTEHGLVVDASHGNSGKSHVRQAEVVRELSARLAEGEQGITGLMMESFLVAGAQKPAPSGLVYGQSVTDACIDWDTTADLLRELAAAVRTRRAL is encoded by the coding sequence ATGGACAGCCCCGAGCTCCAGGCGCGCACGAGCGACCTGCGGGTCCGCGCGCTCGACGCCCTCCCCGCCCCGCGCGCGATGCTCGCCGACCTGCCGCTCGGCGCGACCCGCAGCGACCTCGTGACGACCTCGCGACGCGAGGTCCGCGACGTCCTCACGGGCGACGACGACCGCCTCCTCGTGATCGTCGGCCCGTGCTCGGTGCACGACCCGGAGGCCGCGCTCGAGTACGCGGGCCGCCTGGCCGCCGTCGCGCACGAGCTCGCCGACGACCTGCTGGTCGTCATGCGCGTCTACTTCGAGAAGCCGCGCACCACGGTCGGGTGGAAGGGCCTCATCAACGACCCGCACCTCGACGGGTCGCACGACGTCCACCACGGTCTGCGCCTCGCGCGCGAGGTGCTGCTCGGCGTGCTCGACGCGGGCGTCCCGGCCGCGTGCGAGTTCCTCGAGCCGACGAGCCCGCAGTACATCGCCGACGCCGTCTCGTGGGGCGCGATCGGCGCGCGCAACGCCGAGTCGCAGGTGCACCGCCAGCTCGCGTCGGGCCTGTCGATGCCGATCGGGTTCAAGAACGCGACGGACGGCGACGTGCAGATCGCGGTCGACGGCTGCGTCACCGCGGCGAGCGAGCACACCTTCTTCGGCATGGACTCGCTCGGCCGCGCCGCCGCCGTCGAGACCGCGGGCAACCCGGACTGCCACGTCATCCTGCGCGGCGGTCGCTCCGGCCCCAACTACGGGGCCGACGACGTCGCGGCGGCGCTCGCGGTGGCTCGTACCTCGGGCCTGGGCGGGGTCACGGAGCACGGCCTCGTCGTCGACGCGTCGCACGGGAACTCGGGCAAGAGCCACGTGCGCCAGGCCGAGGTCGTGCGTGAGCTGTCGGCGCGGCTCGCCGAGGGCGAGCAGGGGATCACCGGGCTCATGATGGAGAGCTTCCTCGTGGCCGGCGCGCAGAAGCCCGCGCCGAGCGGCCTCGTGTACGGCCAGTCGGTCACCGACGCGTGCATCGACTGGGACACGACGGCCGACCTCCTGCGCGAGCTCGCCGCCGCGGTCCGCACCCGTCGCGCGCTCTGA